The DNA segment ATATTAAATACATTAAAAGCAACAGGTGGAAAATTATGTGTAACGCCAATTAATATTTTAGAAATAGCATCAAAAGTAGATTCAAATAATTTCAACTATAGACAAAATGTGGCAAAAGCAATTATGGATTATGCCGATAGATATTTAATGTCTAATGAAGTATATCTAGCTAGATATTGGGGTTTTAAAGTTAATGATGAAGTGCATTGGAAAGAGGCCGTATTAACTTTATTAAGAGCACCATCTTATAATGATTTAGTTAATGGATATATTGATCCAATTGATAATGTAAAAAGAAAACAAGATTTAAAACTTCTTGAATCTTGGAGAGAATATCATTATAAGGATTTTAATACAGGTATTATTAATGCTATACAAAGTATTCATCCTAAATACATGGAAAGAAAAGCAGATGGAAATTTAAAAAAACATAAAAAATCAAAAAATTTATTTGAGGTTAAAGAAGAAGACATTGGTGCTTCAATACTTGCATGTTATGAAAGAGCAAAAGTTGTGGCAAAGGATAATAGAATTAAAGAATTATCCAAATATAAAGATAAAGTTTTATTCATTGAAGAAGGTAACTATTTAGAGGTATTAAAAAATAAAATGGAAGACATCACAGAAGAAACATTTATTTATTTTGATCCACCATATGTCAATAAAGCAAAAAATCTTTATAATTTTTATTTTATGGAAAATGATCATATTATTTTAAGAGATTATATAAAAAAACTAAAAAGTAATTGGCTTCTCAGCTATGATTATGATACTTCAATTGAAAACTTATATAAAGATTCAAAAATTTTTCAAAAAGGATGCTTTGAAGTCACTTATACTATTTCTGAATCAAAAAGAAATAAAATTAAAGAATTTTTAGCAAGTAATATTAATCTTTCGGATTTGTAAATTAGTTATAATATTAGCTTTTCATTTGATTTTTTTAAAAATCAAATCCACCATATCCCTACCACTATCAGGAGATAATTTAGCATATCGCAAAGTCATATTTATATCTCTATGGTTCATTAACTTTTGAATAGTATAAATTGGAGTTCCTTTTATTGCAAGATTACTTGCGAAACTATGCCTAAAAGTATGTATTACAACTCTATTTTTTGAATCTTTTACATCTAACCCATCATTAAATAATCTATCAAGTATGGGTTTTAATCGTTTTTGAATTTGACTAATTGAAATAGGTTTGTTATTGATCTGCAGTATATTATCGTTAGCTTTTAAGGTACTAATATGATCTTTTAGTATGGTAACCATATCAGTAGTTATAAAACCTTTGTATGTACTCTTATTTTTAAAGTCTGTAAGGGTTATAGTTCTATTATTTAGATCTATATGCTTTTTTTGTATATTGATTATTGTTGTAGCTCTACCACCAGTTGAAAGTGATAGTAAGCAAAATAAATAGAGCAGTTTATTGTCTTTAACTTCATTAATTAAAGTTTTTATCTCTTCTGTACTTAAAAACCTTTCTCTTTTATTATCAATTTTTAGTTTTTTTAGATTTAGTATAGAGTTAGTACCTTTATACAGTTCTTTAGTTATTGCATAGTTAAAAATAGTACCTAAAAGAGTAGTTATATGGTTTACTGTTTTGGGAGCTAGAGTTTTAAGTTTTTCATGTTGCAGCTTTTCTATATCTTGAATAGAAATTGTATATAAAAGCTTATGATCAAAAAAAGGTTTTAAGTGAGTATCATATCTATATT comes from the Halarcobacter ebronensis genome and includes:
- a CDS encoding DNA adenine methylase; amino-acid sequence: MKNIICDSNVWYDILSGNSNILNTLKATGGKLCVTPINILEIASKVDSNNFNYRQNVAKAIMDYADRYLMSNEVYLARYWGFKVNDEVHWKEAVLTLLRAPSYNDLVNGYIDPIDNVKRKQDLKLLESWREYHYKDFNTGIINAIQSIHPKYMERKADGNLKKHKKSKNLFEVKEEDIGASILACYERAKVVAKDNRIKELSKYKDKVLFIEEGNYLEVLKNKMEDITEETFIYFDPPYVNKAKNLYNFYFMENDHIILRDYIKKLKSNWLLSYDYDTSIENLYKDSKIFQKGCFEVTYTISESKRNKIKEFLASNINLSDL
- a CDS encoding tyrosine-type recombinase/integrase, yielding MGRTYKRQKTKYAGVFYIETTTNGRADKTFYIRYKDEFLKDRELRVGKLSEGYNVNLCNAKRNEILHKIRHGEELPKIANRQTKSKLTLGQVATKYFEYREVHNSARSNQNEKYRYDTHLKPFFDHKLLYTISIQDIEKLQHEKLKTLAPKTVNHITTLLGTIFNYAITKELYKGTNSILNLKKLKIDNKRERFLSTEEIKTLINEVKDNKLLYLFCLLSLSTGGRATTIINIQKKHIDLNNRTITLTDFKNKSTYKGFITTDMVTILKDHISTLKANDNILQINNKPISISQIQKRLKPILDRLFNDGLDVKDSKNRVVIHTFRHSFASNLAIKGTPIYTIQKLMNHRDINMTLRYAKLSPDSGRDMVDLIFKKIK